A genome region from Nicotiana tabacum cultivar K326 chromosome 13, ASM71507v2, whole genome shotgun sequence includes the following:
- the LOC107786088 gene encoding TMV resistance protein N-like (The RefSeq protein has 5 substitutions compared to this genomic sequence) — protein sequence MASPSPSSSSSARWSYDVFLSFRGEDTRKTFTSHLYEVLKDRGIKTFQDEKRLEYGATIPEELSKAIEESQFAIVVFSKNYATSRWCLNELVKIMECKTQFRQTVIPIFYDVDPSHVRNQKESFAKAFEEHETKYKDDAEGIQRWRIALNAAANLKGSCDNRDKSDADCIRQIVGQISSKLCKISLSYLQNIVGIDTHLKKIESLLEIGINDVRVVGICGMGGVGKTTIARAMFDTLLVRRDSSYQFDGACFLEDIKENKGRINSLQNTLLSKLLREKAEYNNKEDGKHQMASRLRSKKVLIVLDDIDDKDHYLEYLAGDLDWFGNGSRIIVTTRDKHLIEKFGIHLVTALTGHEAIQLFNQYAFGKEVSDEHFKKLSLEVVKYAKGLPLALRVLGSSLRNRGITVWKSAIEQMKNNPNSKIVENLKISYDGLEPIQQEMFLDIACFFRGKEKGAIMQVLKSCDCGAEYGLDVLIERSLVFITKYSKIEMHDLIQEMGRYIVNLQKNLGECSRLWLTKDFEEMMINNTGTMAMEAIWVSTYSTLRISNEAMKNMKRLRILYIDNWTWSSDGSYITHDGSIEYLSNNLRWFVLPGYPRESLPSTFEPKMLVHLKLSGNSLRYLWMETKHLPSLRRIDLSRSKRLMRTPDFTGMPNLEYLDLTWCSNLEEVHHSLGCCRKLIRLDLYNCKSLMRFPCVNVESLEYLGLEYCDSLEKFPEIHRRMKPEIQIHMGDSGIRELPSSYFQYQTHITKLDLSGIRNLVALPSSICRLKSLVRLNVWGCPKLESLPEEIGDLDNLEELDAKCTLISRPPSSIVRLNKLKILSFSSFGYDGVHFEFPPVAEGLHSLEHLDLSYCNLIDGGLPEDIGSLSSLKELCLDGNNFEHLPRSIAQLGALQILDLSDCKRLTQLPELHPGLNVLHVDCHMALKFFRDLVTKRKKLQRVGLDDAHNDSIYNLFAHALFQNISSLRHDIFASDSLSESVFSIVHPWKKIPSWFHHQGRDSSVSANLPKNWYIPDKFLGFAVCYSGRLIDSTAELISVCDDVISWMTQKLALSNHSEWDTESNIHFFLVPLAVLWDTSKANGKTPNDYGLIRLFFSGEVKKYGLRLLYKEDPEVEALLQMRKNNNEPIEHSTRIRRIRYNNSEHDFMINEASCSSGKKQKSHF from the exons ATGGcatctccttctccttcttcttcttcttcggctAGATGGAGCTATGATGTTTTCCTAAGTTTTAGAGGTGAAGATACTCGGAAAACGTTTACAAGTCACTTATACGAAGTCTTGAAGGATAGGGGAATAAAAACCTTTCAAGATGAAAAAAGGCTAGAGTACGGTGCAACCATCCCAGAGGAACTCTCTAAAGCTATAGAAGAGTCTCAATTTGCCATCGTCGTTTTCTCGAAGAATTATGCGACATCGAGGTGGTGTTTGAATGAACTAGTGAAGATCATGGAATGCAAGACTCAATTTAGACAAACTGTTATACCGATATTCTATGATGTGGATCCATCACATGTTCGGAACCAAAAGGAAAGCTTTGCAAAAGCCTTTGAAGAACATGAAACAAAGTATAAAGATGATGCCGAGGGAATACAAAGATGGAGGATTGCTTTAAATGCAGCGGCCAATCTCAAAGGCTCATGTGATAATCGTGACAA GAGTGATGCAGATTGTATTCGGCAGATTGTTGGCCAAATCTCATCCAAATTATGCAAGATTTCTTTATCTTATCTGCAAAACATTGTTGGAATAGATACTCATttaaagaaaatagaatcctTACTCGAGATAGGAATCAATGATGTTCGGATTGTGGGAATCTGCGGAATGGGTGGAGTCGGTAAAACGACAATAGCAAGAGCTATGTTTGATACTCTCTTAGTAAGAAGGGATAGTTCCTATCAATTTGATGGTGCTTGTTTCCTTGAGGATATTAAAGAAAACAAAGGTAGAATAAATTCTCTGCAAAATACCCTTCTCTCTAAACTGTTAAGGGAAAAAGCTGAGTACAATAATAAGGAGGACGGAAAGCACCAAATGGCTAGTAGACTACGTTCTAAGAAGGTCCTAATTGTGCTTGATGACATAGATGATAAAGATCATTATTTGGAGTATTTAGCAGGTGACCTTGATTGGTTTGGTAATGGCAGTAGAATTATTGTAACAACTAGAGACAAGCATTTGATAGAGAAGTTTGGTATACATCTAGTGACTGCTCTAACTGGTCATGAAGCTATTCAATTGTTCAATCAATATGCTTTTGGGAAAGAAGTTTCAGATGAGCATTTTAAGAAGCTTTCATTGGAGGTAGTAAAATATGCTAAAGGCCTTCCTTTAGCCCTAAGAGTGTTGGGTTCTTCCTTACGTAATAGGGGTATAACTGTGTGGAAAAGTGCTATAGAGCAAATGAAAAATAATCCTAATTCAAAAATTGTTGAAAATCTCAAAATTAGTTATGATGGATTAGAGCCCATACAACAAGAGATGTTCCTAGATATAGCATGCTTCTTCCGAGGGAAAGAAAAAGGTGCCATCATGCAAGTTCTTAAGAGTTGCGATTGTGGAGCTGAATACGGATTGGATGTCCTAATTGAAAGATCTCTTGTGTTCATCACTAAATACAGTAAAATTGAAATGCATGACTTAATACAAGAAATGGGTAGATATATAGTGAACTTGCAAAAGAATCTGGGAGAATGCAGCAGACTATGGCTCACCAAGGATTTTGAAGAAATGATGATCAACAATACG GGTACCATGGCAATGGAAGCAATCTGGGTATCGACCTATAGTACACTACGCATTAGCAATGAGgccatgaaaaatatgaaaaggcTTAGGATATTATACATAGACAATTGGACGTGGTCCTCTGATGGTTCCTATATTACCCATGATGGCTCAATTGAGTATCTGTCCAACAACTTGCGTTGGTTTGTTTTGCCTGGCTATCCTCGTGAGTCATTGCCATCTACATTTGAACCCAAAATGCTTGTCCATCTTAAACTCTCTGGTAATTCATTGCGTTATTTATGGATGGAAACAAAG CATTTGCCGTCTCTGCGGAGGATAGATCTCAGTCGGTCTAAAAGACTAATGCGAACACCAGATTTCACGGGGATGCCAAATTTGGAGTACTTGGATCTGACTTGGTGTTCTAATCTTGAAGAGGTTCACCATTCCCTGGGGTGTTGCAGAAAACTCATTCGGTTAGATTTGTATAATTGTAAAAGCCTTATGAGGTTTCCATGTGTTAACGTGGAATCTCTTGAATATCTGGGTTTAGAATATTGCGATAGTTTAGAGAAATTTCCAGAAATCCACAGGAGAATGAAGCCGGAGATACAGATTCACATGGGAGACTCTGGGATAAGGGAACTGCCATCCTCTTATTTTCAGTACCAAACTCATATTACCAAGCTAGATTTGAGCGGTATAAGAAACCTTGTAGCTCTTCCAAGCAGCATCTGTAGGTTGAAAAGTTTGGTTCGTCTAAATGTGTGGGGTTGCCCAAAACTGGAAAGCTTGCCAGAAGAGATAGGGGATTTAGACAACTTGGAGGAGCTTGATGCCAAATGTACTCTAATTTCACGACCTCCGTCTTCCATCGTACGCTTGAACAAACTTAAAATCTTGAGCTTTAGCAGTTTCGGATATGATGGAGTGCACTTTGAGTTCCCTCCGGTGGCTGAAGGATTACACTCTTTGGAACATCTGGATCTCAGTTACTGCAATCTAATAGATGGAGGACTTCCGGAAGATATTGGATCCCTATCCTCTTTGAAAGAATTGTGTCTCGATGGAAATAATTTTGAGCATTTGCCTCGAAGCATAGCCCAACTTGGCGCTCTTCAAATCTTGGACTTATCAGATTGCAAGAGGCTTACACAGTTGCCAGAACTCCACCCTGGATTAAATGTATTGCATGTAGATTGTCATATGGCTCTAAAATTTTTTCGTGATTTGGTAACAAAGAGAAAGAAACTACAGAGGGTGGGACTTGATGATGCACACAATGAttctatatataatttatttgcACATGCCCTGTTTCAGAATATCTCTTCCTTGAGGCATGACATCTCTGTTTCAGATTCCTTGTTCGAAAATGTGTTTTCCATTGTGCATCCTTGGAAGAAGATCCCAAGTTGGTTCCACCATCAGGGAAGGGATAGTAGTGTATCAGCCAATTTGCCTAAAAATTGGTATATACCTGATAAATTCTTGGGATTTGCTGTATGTTACTCTGGCAGATTAATTGACTCCACAGCTGAATTGATTTCCGTATGTGATGACGTGATATCGTGGATGACCCAGAAACTTGCCTTATCAAACCATTCAGAATGGGATACAGAATCTAACATTCATTTTTTCTTGGTACCTCTTGCTGTCTTATGGGATACATCTAAGGCAAATGGAAAAACACCAAATGACTATGGACTTATTAGGTTATTTTTTTCTGGAGAAGTGAAGAAGTATGGACTTCGTTTGTTGTATAAAGAAGATCCTGAGGTTGAGGCCTTGTTACAAATGAGGAAAAATAACAATGAACCAATAGAACATTCCACTAGGATAAGGAGGATCCGATATAACAATAGTGAACACGACTTCATGATCAATGAAGCCAGTTGCTCCTCGGGTAAGAAACAAAAGTCACATTTCTAA
- the LOC107786088 gene encoding TMV resistance protein N-like isoform X1 yields the protein MASPSPSSSSSARWSYDVFLSFRGEDTRKTFTSHLYEVLKDRGIKTFQDEKRLEYGATIPEELSKAIEESQFAIVVFSKNYATSRWCLNELVKIMECKTQFRQTVIPIFYDVDPSHVRNQKESFAKAFEEHETKYKDDAEGIQRWRIALNAAANLKGSCDNRDKSDADCIRQIVGQISSKLCKISLSYLQNIVGIDTHLKKIESLLEIGINDVRIVGICGMGGVGKTTIARAMFDTLLVRRDSSYQFDGACFLEDIKENKGRINSLQNTLLSKLLREKAEYNNKEDGKHQMASRLRSKKVLIVLDDIDDKDHYLEYLAGDLDWFGNGSRIIVTTRDKHLIEKFGIHLVTALTGHEAIQLFNQYAFGKEVSDEHFKKLSLEVVKYAKGLPLALRVLGSSLRNRGITVWKSAIEQMKNNPNSKIVENLKISYDGLEPIQQEMFLDIACFFRGKEKGAIMQVLKSCDCGAEYGLDVLIERSLVFITKYSKIEMHDLIQEMGRYIVNLQKNLGECSRLWLTKDFEEMMINNTGTMAMEAIWVSTYSTLRISNEAMKNMKRLRILYIDNWTWSSDGSYITHDGSIEYLSNNLRWFVLPGYPRESLPSTFEPKMLVHLKLSGNSLRYLWMETKHLPSLRRIDLSRSKRLMRTPDFTGMPNLEYLDLTWCSNLEEVHHSLGCCRKLIRLDLYNCKSLMRFPCVNVESLEYLGLEYCDSLEKFPEIHRRMKPEIQIHMGDSGIRELPSSYFQYQTHITKLDLSGIRNLVALPSSICRLKSLVRLNVWGCPKLESLPEEIGDLDNLEELDAKCTLISRPPSSIVRLNKLKILSFSSFGYDGVHFEFPPVAEGLHSLEHLDLSYCNLIDGGLPEDIGSLSSLKELCLDGNNFEHLPRSIAQLGALQILDLSDCKRLTQLPELHPGLNVLHVDCHMALKFFRDLVTKRKKLQRVGLDDAHNDSIYNLFAHALFQNISSLRHDISVSDSLFENVFSIVHPWKKIPSWFHHQGRDSSVSANLPKNWYIPDKFLGFAVCYSGRLIDSTAELISVCDDVISWMTQKLALSNHSEWDTESNIHFFLVPLAVLWDTSKANGKTPNDYGLIRLFFSGEVKKYGLRLLYKEDPEVEALLQMRKNNNEPIEHSTRIRRIRYNNSEHDFMINEASCSSGKKQKSHF from the exons ATGGcatctccttctccttcttcttcttcttcggctAGATGGAGCTATGATGTTTTCCTAAGTTTTAGAGGTGAAGATACTCGGAAAACGTTTACAAGTCACTTATACGAAGTCTTGAAGGATAGGGGAATAAAAACCTTTCAAGATGAAAAAAGGCTAGAGTACGGTGCAACCATCCCAGAGGAACTCTCTAAAGCTATAGAAGAGTCTCAATTTGCCATCGTCGTTTTCTCGAAGAATTATGCGACATCGAGGTGGTGTTTGAATGAACTAGTGAAGATCATGGAATGCAAGACTCAATTTAGACAAACTGTTATACCGATATTCTATGATGTGGATCCATCACATGTTCGGAACCAAAAGGAAAGCTTTGCAAAAGCCTTTGAAGAACATGAAACAAAGTATAAAGATGATGCCGAGGGAATACAAAGATGGAGGATTGCTTTAAATGCAGCGGCCAATCTCAAAGGCTCATGTGATAATCGTGACAA GAGTGATGCAGATTGTATTCGGCAGATTGTTGGCCAAATCTCATCCAAATTATGCAAGATTTCTTTATCTTATCTGCAAAACATTGTTGGAATAGATACTCATttaaagaaaatagaatcctTACTCGAGATAGGAATCAATGATGTTCGGATTGTGGGAATCTGCGGAATGGGTGGAGTCGGTAAAACGACAATAGCAAGAGCTATGTTTGATACTCTCTTAGTAAGAAGGGATAGTTCCTATCAATTTGATGGTGCTTGTTTCCTTGAGGATATTAAAGAAAACAAAGGTAGAATAAATTCTCTGCAAAATACCCTTCTCTCTAAACTGTTAAGGGAAAAAGCTGAGTACAATAATAAGGAGGACGGAAAGCACCAAATGGCTAGTAGACTACGTTCTAAGAAGGTCCTAATTGTGCTTGATGACATAGATGATAAAGATCATTATTTGGAGTATTTAGCAGGTGACCTTGATTGGTTTGGTAATGGCAGTAGAATTATTGTAACAACTAGAGACAAGCATTTGATAGAGAAGTTTGGTATACATCTAGTGACTGCTCTAACTGGTCATGAAGCTATTCAATTGTTCAATCAATATGCTTTTGGGAAAGAAGTTTCAGATGAGCATTTTAAGAAGCTTTCATTGGAGGTAGTAAAATATGCTAAAGGCCTTCCTTTAGCCCTAAGAGTGTTGGGTTCTTCCTTACGTAATAGGGGTATAACTGTGTGGAAAAGTGCTATAGAGCAAATGAAAAATAATCCTAATTCAAAAATTGTTGAAAATCTCAAAATTAGTTATGATGGATTAGAGCCCATACAACAAGAGATGTTCCTAGATATAGCATGCTTCTTCCGAGGGAAAGAAAAAGGTGCCATCATGCAAGTTCTTAAGAGTTGCGATTGTGGAGCTGAATACGGATTGGATGTCCTAATTGAAAGATCTCTTGTGTTCATCACTAAATACAGTAAAATTGAAATGCATGACTTAATACAAGAAATGGGTAGATATATAGTGAACTTGCAAAAGAATCTGGGAGAATGCAGCAGACTATGGCTCACCAAGGATTTTGAAGAAATGATGATCAACAATACG GGTACCATGGCAATGGAAGCAATCTGGGTATCGACCTATAGTACACTACGCATTAGCAATGAGgccatgaaaaatatgaaaaggcTTAGGATATTATACATAGACAATTGGACGTGGTCCTCTGATGGTTCCTATATTACCCATGATGGCTCAATTGAGTATCTGTCCAACAACTTGCGTTGGTTTGTTTTGCCTGGCTATCCTCGTGAGTCATTGCCATCTACATTTGAACCCAAAATGCTTGTCCATCTTAAACTCTCTGGTAATTCATTGCGTTATTTATGGATGGAAACAAAG CATTTGCCGTCTCTGCGGAGGATAGATCTCAGTCGGTCTAAAAGACTAATGCGAACACCAGATTTCACGGGGATGCCAAATTTGGAGTACTTGGATCTGACTTGGTGTTCTAATCTTGAAGAGGTTCACCATTCCCTGGGGTGTTGCAGAAAACTCATTCGGTTAGATTTGTATAATTGTAAAAGCCTTATGAGGTTTCCATGTGTTAACGTGGAATCTCTTGAATATCTGGGTTTAGAATATTGCGATAGTTTAGAGAAATTTCCAGAAATCCACAGGAGAATGAAGCCGGAGATACAGATTCACATGGGAGACTCTGGGATAAGGGAACTGCCATCCTCTTATTTTCAGTACCAAACTCATATTACCAAGCTAGATTTGAGCGGTATAAGAAACCTTGTAGCTCTTCCAAGCAGCATCTGTAGGTTGAAAAGTTTGGTTCGTCTAAATGTGTGGGGTTGCCCAAAACTGGAAAGCTTGCCAGAAGAGATAGGGGATTTAGACAACTTGGAGGAGCTTGATGCCAAATGTACTCTAATTTCACGACCTCCGTCTTCCATCGTACGCTTGAACAAACTTAAAATCTTGAGCTTTAGCAGTTTCGGATATGATGGAGTGCACTTTGAGTTCCCTCCGGTGGCTGAAGGATTACACTCTTTGGAACATCTGGATCTCAGTTACTGCAATCTAATAGATGGAGGACTTCCGGAAGATATTGGATCCCTATCCTCTTTGAAAGAATTGTGTCTCGATGGAAATAATTTTGAGCATTTGCCTCGAAGCATAGCCCAACTTGGCGCTCTTCAAATCTTGGACTTATCAGATTGCAAGAGGCTTACACAGTTGCCAGAACTCCACCCTGGATTAAATGTATTGCATGTAGATTGTCATATGGCTCTAAAATTTTTTCGTGATTTGGTAACAAAGAGAAAGAAACTACAGAGGGTGGGACTTGATGATGCACACAATGAttctatatataatttatttgcACATGCCCTGTTTCAGAATATCTCTTCCTTGAGGCATGACATCTCTGTTTCAGATTCCTTGTTCGAAAATGTGTTTTCCATTGTGCATCCTTGGAAGAAGATCCCAAGTTGGTTCCACCATCAGGGAAGGGATAGTAGTGTATCAGCCAATTTGCCTAAAAATTGGTATATACCTGATAAATTCTTGGGATTTGCTGTATGTTACTCTGGCAGATTAATTGACTCCACAGCTGAATTGATTTCCGTATGTGATGACGTGATATCGTGGATGACCCAGAAACTTGCCTTATCAAACCATTCAGAATGGGATACAGAATCTAACATTCATTTTTTCTTGGTACCTCTTGCTGTCTTATGGGATACATCTAAGGCAAATGGAAAAACACCAAATGACTATGGACTTATTAGGTTATTTTTTTCTGGAGAAGTGAAGAAGTATGGACTTCGTTTGTTGTATAAAGAAGATCCTGAGGTTGAGGCCTTGTTACAAATGAGGAAAAATAACAATGAACCAATAGAACATTCCACTAGGATAAGGAGGATCCGATATAACAATAGTGAACACGACTTCATGATCAATGAAGCCAGTTGCTCCTCGGGTAAGAAACAAAAGTCACATTTCTAA